A portion of the Cryptomeria japonica chromosome 5, Sugi_1.0, whole genome shotgun sequence genome contains these proteins:
- the LOC131079566 gene encoding putative UPF0481 protein At3g02645, producing the protein MSIVGEEEWMEEVKRELTLKNKPYKASPCIFSASTALLKEYKDAYVPQIVSIGPYHFRKEHLRGMETFKSEAARRQVVRIQSALSYPQFNFEQVIEKIRWREEDIKRCYDKGTPLRGEVLLWMVARDACFILEFFRNHLSGLQDDDIFCRYDYVFRPMYHPIFGPQSENPGVKSAIMKDLIKLDNQIPLFILHDVLDMEMRDSRSELDKLLRKVFDKFYYRPFEFCAQGESPRQDHILDIYHYFCLGVVASGNKNEVKLNVCCSCFTGSDGGQSSCFGCAPQQSENLQNPSQSKEWRVKVPSAVQLKNGGVKFKANGKNVVDIRFQGKTLTLPSLKLDVDSEIYIGNLVALENSSPYYKSKSMTSYIKFMYELCKTEKGVDVMREEGVLAGNLWQHSDAVRVFSLCKQSPLSRSQDLFEKTRRKLIKYCNRKFWTAAAILWNEFCNAYGSKPWLVVGGFGATIVLCLTAIQVFCLFKHCGPRST; encoded by the coding sequence ATGTCAATCGTTGGTGAGGAGGAATGGATGGAGGAAGTGAAACGCGAGCTCACTCTTAAGAATAAGCCCTAtaaggcttctccttgcattttCAGTGCATCAACAGCCTTGTTGAAGGAATATAAAGATGCGTATGTGCCTCAGATTGTTTCCATCGGCCCTTACCATTTCAGAAAAGAGCACCTCAGAGGAATGGAAACATTCAAAAGCGAAGCAGCACGTAGACAGGTTGTAAGAATTCAGAGCGCACTTAGTTATCCTCAATTTAACTTCGAGCAAGTGATTGAAAAAATTAGATGGAGGGAAGAGGACATAAAGCGCTGCTATGATAAGGGTACACCATTAAGGGGTGAAGTTCTGCTTTGGATGGTGGCGCGGGATGCTTGTTTCATTCTTGAGTTCTTCAGAAATCACCTCTCTGGATTGCAAGATGATGATATTTTCTGTAGATATGATTATGTATTTCGGCCTATGTATCATCCCATTTTCGGCCCCCAATCGGAGAATCCTGGGGTTAAGTCCGCGATCATGAAGGATTTAATCAAGTTAGATAATCAAATACCACTATTTATCTTGCACGATGTTCTTGATATGGAGATGAGGGATTCCCGAAGTGAGCTTGACAAGTTGCTGAGGAAAGTGTTCGATAAATTCTACTATCGGCCTTTCGAGTTTTGCGCACAGGGCGAATCACCGAGACAGGACCATATCCTTGATATATATCACTACTTTTGTCTTGGGGTTGTGGCATCCGGAAATAAAAACGAAGTGAAACTCAACGTTTGTTGCTCGTGTTTTACAGGTTCAGATGGTGGTCAGAGCTCGTGTTTTGGATGTGCTCCCCAACAATCTGAAAATTTACAAAATCCCTCTCAATCAAAGGAGTGGCGAGTGAAAGTTCCATCTGCAGTTCAACTAAAGAATGGAGGAGTGAAATTCAAGGCCAATGGTAAAAATGTGGTCGACATCAGATTTCAGGGAAAAACCCTCACTTTGCCTTCGCTAAAATTGGATGTGGACTCAGAAATATATATAGGAAATTTAGTGGCCCTGGAGAATTCATCTCCGTACTACAAGAGCAAATCAATGACTTCATACATAAAGTTCATGTATGAGCTATGCAAAACAGAGAAAGGAGTAGATGTGATGAGAGAAGAGGGCGTCCTTGCTGGTAATCTTTGGCAGCACTCTGATGCCGTCCGAGTCTTCAGCTTGTGTAAGCAATCACCTTTATCACGAAGCCAAGATTTATTTGAAAAGACGAGGAGAAAACTGATCAAATACTGCAATAGGAAATTTTGGACCGCTGCGGCAATACTCTGGAATGAATTCTGTAACGCTTACGGTTCAAAACCATGGCTGGTGGTTGGAGGCTTCGGAGCAACCATTGTCCTCTGTCTTACTGCGATCCAGGTCTTTTGCTTGTTTAAACACTGTGGACCGCGATCCACATAA